Proteins encoded by one window of Cannabis sativa cultivar Pink pepper isolate KNU-18-1 chromosome 4, ASM2916894v1, whole genome shotgun sequence:
- the LOC115715032 gene encoding uncharacterized protein LOC115715032 isoform X2: MANPGAGTKFVSVNLNKSYGQPSHHHHHHPHNANSYGSNRLRAGGHVTGGGGGGGGMVVLSRPRSSQKAGPKLSVPPPLNLPSLRKEHEKFDSLGSGGGPAGGGVSGGGARPSSSGMGWTKPGAIALQEKEVLGDQGADGTGKVFNGSDVAVKGSSVYMPPSARSGTVGSSAPTSSSAFPPLEKASVLRGEDFPSLKAALPSASGNGQRQKDGLNQKQKQVHGDESHDEQRNGSRLSTPVDMRPQLHSSRLSSGNGMNGNVGTNGLGGSQSSEPVRKQEEYFPGPFPLVRVSPRSDWADDERDTSHGLTDRGRDHGFSKSEAYWDRDFDMPRVSVLPHKPVHNTSERWAQRDDETGKVTSSEVPKGDPYVRDVRAPSREGREGNSWRSPVIPKDGSSAAEVGARQSNLNGEMHKENKYAPSHFRENAHGDFGRREVGYGQGGKQSWHNTVDSHGTRGADRNTRYGSEQHSRYRDSSLQNNSMTKSSYSSGGGRGMHVNDPILNFGKEKRFLAKTEKPYAEDPFMKDFGTGFDGRDPFSGGLLGVVKRKKDAVKQTDFHDPVRESFEAELERVQKMQEQERRRIIEEHERALELARREEEERTRMAREQEDRQRKLEEEAREAAWRAEQERMEAMQKAEELRIAREEEKRRMFMEEERRKHAAKQKLLELEEKIAKRQAETTQPGSSSSALADEKLAMLEKEKDASRAAEVSDWEDGERMVERITTSASSDSSSLNRHSEMGSRSQFTRDSSAAFIDRGKPVNSWRRDAYDNGNSSTLHVQDQDIGHHSPRRDASISGRSFPRKEFYGGAGVLPSRSYQKGGISEPPMDDFIFNNLKGQRWNLSGDGDQYSRNTEIDSEINDHLVEKFDVGWGQGRPRGNSYSQYPDRLYPNSDADMPYSFGRSRYSMRQPRVLPPPSIASMHKTSYRSEIEQRPGPSAFLDSERQYNHVVRNEPTMPTSYDSSHRQSLGQRDIIDVQQENEQKLDGKTTPRCDSQSSLSVSSPPSSPTHLTNDDLDDSGESSLLSAEGDRKDVSLSGQENEPVCLPSNVGEENMTAASCASVGDDEEWAVDNNEQLQEQEEYDEDEDRYQEEDEVHEGDEENIDVHHEFENMHLEEKGSPDMNNLVLGFNEGVEVGMPNDDLGRNAKNDETTFVDPLPSSSSVEDGCPRVSSESEVQDLVVQHSNAPHTTQESKHVDAPGSSGVYSPHPVMSSASVASHSSNQAVTSSMPAVQNQAEVPLKLQFGLFSGPSLIPSPVPAIQIGSIQMPLHLHPQVGSSLSHMHPSQPPLFQFGQLRYSSPISQGVLPLAAHSMSFVQPNVPSGFSFNQTPGGSLPIQSGQDSSQSLTKNDSSSLPADNQSGINSGHMDVSQGSLRKDGLVPAREDAEISSMVQCGRSELSHIGGEGHQNLVVKNYNAMPFTQESEGQPQTISKEKGPNGPKVHGLVSSRRGKRYIFAVKNSGSRSYPAPESTHSGASGYQRRPRHIQRTEFRIREKFDQRQPIGFVSSDDLGSDEKSNSIGRGIVPSVRTGPKRVISSHASKQTLESDSSSSVPPGTQVDSASRAERGSGKESSMKGQNIPQSGEGKLKRNICSEEAVDAPLQSGIVRVFEQPGIEAPSDEDDFIEVRSKRQMLNDRREQREKEFKAKSRVAKVPRRSRPTSKTTSTPTNSSKVSVSSGREAPNNIRPDFATEGRELGNRELSSGFNTTLVSQPLAPIGTPALKSDPQAIRPVQTSSQVSGAVKNIGSGMLYDTKTKVMDSVQTSLNSWGNSRINQQVMALTQTQLDEAMKPGQFDSRASVGNQTSSVSDSSMASSSILTKEKLFSSAASPVNSLLAGEKIQFGAVTSPTILHHTSRAVSHGIGPPGPCRTEVQLSHGLGGAENCDILFEKDKHTTKSCVHLEDCEAEAEAAASAVAVAAITSDEIVGNGRGTCSVSVSDTKSFGSTGIDGMTTGGASDSRFTCQSRAEESLSVSLPADLSVETPPISLWPPLPSPQNSSSQMLSHFPGGPPSHFPFYEMNPMLGGPVFAYGPHDESACTTQSQSQKSTAPTSAPVGTWQQCHSGVDSFYGTPAGFTGPFISPSGGIPAVQGPPHMFVYNHFAPVGQFGQVGLSFMGTTYIPSGKQPDWKHSPASSAMVVGEGEMNNLNMVSGQRNPASMPTPIQHLAPGSPLLPMASPMAMFDVSPFQSSADMSVQARWPHVPASSLQSVPLSMPLQQQTDTALPSKLTHASPVDQSLSGNRFPESRNTMSSDKNRNCPMATDASVTRLPDELGLVDPSSTTGKVVSAHNVASKGSSVSMNSDTSKPDVSQNVSSSGSGQNTTSNVKAQPAQHKSNISGQQYGHSSGYNYHRGGGVSQRNSSTGEWTHRRQGFHGRNQSVGGEKSFHSSKMKQIYVAKQTSTGSSTQS; encoded by the exons ATGGCTAATCCCGGAGCCGGGACCAAGTTCGTGTCTGTGAATCTGAACAAGTCGTATGGACAGCCTtcacatcatcatcatcaccatccaCACAATGCTAACTCATACGGATCGAATCGGCTTAGAGCCGGTGGCCACGTCACTGGGGGTGGCGGAGGAGGAGGTGGAATGGTGGTCCTTTCAAGGCCTCGGAGTTCGCAGAAGGCTGGGCCGAAGCTTTCTGTTCCACCCCCCTTGAACCTTCCTTCATTGCGCAAGGAACATGAGAAATTTGATTCTTTGGGCTCTGGTGGTGGGCCAGCTGGTGGAGGGGTTTCCGGAGGTGGGGCAAGGCCATCTTCGTCTGGTATGGGATGGACAAAGCCTGGTGCAATTGCTTTGCAGGAGAAAGAGGTTCTTGGTGATCAAGGTGCTGATGGTACTGGCAAGGTTTTCAATGGTTCTGATGTGGCAGTGAAGGGTAGTAGTGTTTATATGCCTCCGTCAGCTCGATCGGGAACAGTCGGTTCATCCGCTCCAACTTCTTCTTCAGCATTTCCACCGTTGGAGAAAGCCTCGGTGTTGAGGGGTGAGGATTTCCCTTCTTTGAAGGCTGCATTGCCTTCTGCATCTGGGAATGGGCAGAGGCAAAAGGATGGTTTGAATCAAAAGCAGAAACAGGTACATGGTGATGAGTCTCATGATGAGCAGAGGAATGGTTCTCGTTTGAGTACTCCTGTTGACATGCGCCCTCAGTTGCATTCATCTCGTCTTAGTAGTGGCAATGGAATGAATGGTAATGTGGGGACCAATGGTTTAGGTGGTTCTCAGTCAAGTGAACCCGTTCGGAAGCAGGAAGAGTATTTCCCAGGTCCATTTCCGCTAGTCCGAGTGAGCCCTAGATCGGATTGGGCTGATGATGAGCGTGATACCAGTCACGGTCTTACTGACAGGGGCAGAGACCATGGGTTTTCGAAGAGTGAAGCTTACTGGGACAGAGATTTTGATATGCCCAGAGTAAGTGTTTTACCTCACAAACCAGTCCATAATACTTCTGAGAGGTGGGCTCAGCGTGACGATGAAACTGGAAAAGTTACTTCCAGTGAAGTCCCTAAAGGAGACCCATATGTCAGAGATGTAAGAGCGCCTAGTAGAGAAGGGCGGGAAGGGAACTCATGGAGAAGTCCAGTAATTCCAAAAGATGGTTCTAGTGCTGCAGAAGTTGGTGCAAGGCAGTCTAATCTGAATGGAGAAATgcataaagaaaataaatatgcTCCATCACATTTTCGAGAAAATGCTCACGGTGATTTTGGGAGGAGGGAAGTAGGGTATGGACAGGGAGGAAAACAGTCATGGCACAATACTGTAGACTCACATGGAACCCGAGGAGCTGACCGAAATACACGCTATGGAAGTGAGCAACACAGCAGATACAGAGATAGTTCTTTACAGAATAATTCAATGACCAAATCGTCATATTCTTCGGGTGGTGGCAGAGGGATGCATGTCAATGATCCAATACTCAACTTTGGCAAAGAGAAGCGTTTTCTTGCAAAGACTGAAAAACCTTATGCAGAGGATCCTTTCATGAAAGATTTTGGAACAGGTTTTGATGGTCGTGATCCCTTTTCTGGGGGTCTTCTAGGAGTGGTCAAGAGAAAAAAAGATGCAGTCAAGCAGACTGACTTTCATGATCCTGTTAGAGAATCTTTTGAGGCTGAACTTGAAAGAGTTCAAAAAATGCAAGAACAAGAGCGGCGTCGGATCATTGAAGAACATGAAAGAGCTTTGGAACTAGCtcgaagagaagaagaggaaagAACAAGGATGGCCAGGGAACAAGAAGATAGACAGAGGAAATTGGAAGAAGAAGCTAGAGAAGCAGCATGGAGAGCAGAACAGGAGCGGATGGAAGCCATGCAAAAAGCTGAAGAGCTGAGAATAGCTAGGGAGGAGGAGAAACGAAGGATGTTtatggaagaagaaagaagaaaacatGCTGCTAAGCAAAAGCTTTTAGAATTGGAGGAAAAGATTGCGAAGAGGCAAGCTGAAACAACACAGCCAGGAAGTAGCTCTTCAGCCCTTGCAGATGAGAAATTGGCTAtgttagagaaagaaaaagatgcCTCCAGGGCAGCGGAGGTCAGTGACTGGGAAGATGGGGAAAGAATGGTGGAGAGGATCACAACTTCAGCATCCTCTGATTCGTCTAGTTTGAACAGGCACTCAGAGATGGGCTCTAGATCTCAGTTTACTAGAGATAGCTCTGCTGCTTTTATTGACAGAGGAAAGCCAGTTAATTCATGGAGAAGGGATGCATACGATAATGGAAACAGCTCGACCTTACATGTACAGGATCAGGACATTGGTCATCATAGTCCTAGACGCGATGCATCTATTAGTGGGAGATCATTTCCTAGGAAGGAGTTCTACGGAGGTGCAGGGGTTTTGCCTTCAAGATCTTATCAAAAAGGAGGAATTTCAGAACCTCCTATGGATGATTTCATTTTTAATAATCTAAAAGGGCAGAGGTGGAATCTTTCTGGGGATGGAGATCAGTACAGCAGAAACACAGAGATTGACTCTGAAATCAATGATCATCTTGTTGAGAAATTTGATGTGGGCTGGGGACAGGGCCGTCCCCGTGGTAACTCTTATTCTCAATATCCGGATCGACTATACCCAAACTCTGATGCAGACATGCCTTATTCTTTTGGGAGGTCACGCTACTCTATGAGGCAGCCACGTGTTCTCCCCCCTCCATCAATAGCTTCTATGCACAAAACCTCCTACCGGAGCGAGATTGAACAACGTCCTGGCCCTTCAGCTTTTTTAGATAGTGAGAGGCAGTATAATCATGTAGTAAGAAATGAACCTACCATGCCAACATCATATGACAGTAGTCATCGGCAGAGTCTTGGACAGCGTGATATAATTGATGTCCAGCAAGAAAATGAGCAGAAACTGGATGGTAAAACCACACCAAGGTGCGATTCACAATCCTCACTTTCAGTTTCAAGCCCCCCCAGTTCTCCAACTCATCTCACAAATGATGACTTGGATGACTCTGGAGAATCTTCATTATTATCTGCTGAAGGAGATCGCAAAGATGTTTCTTTGTCAGGGCAGGAGAATGAACCAGTTTGTTTACCTTCAAATGTTGGGGAGGAGAATATGACTGCTGCTAGCTGTGCATCTGTGGGTGATGATGAAGAATGGGCTGTTGACAACAATGAACAGCTGCAAGAGCAAGAAGAATATGACGAGGATGAGGACAGATACCAGGAAGAAGATGAGGTGCATGAGGGAGATGAGGAAAATATTGACGTGCACCATGAGTTTGAAAATATGCATTTGGAGGAGAAAGGGTCACCTGATATGAACAACTTGGTTTTAGGATTTAATGAGGGTGTTGAAGTTGGGATGCCAAATGATGATCTTGGAAGAAATGCTAAAAATGATGAAACTACATTTGTTGATCCTCTGCCTTCATCTAGCTCTGTTGAGGATGGTTGTCCTCGAGTATCTAGTGAAAGTGAGGTGCAAGATTTGGTTGTTCAACACAGTAATGCTCCTCATACAACACAAGAATCCAAACACGTGGATGCTCCTGGCAGTTCTGGTGTATATTCTCCCCATCCAGTCATGTCTTCAGCTAGCGTTGCCTCACATTCTTCCAATCAGGCTGTTACATCTAGCATGCCTGCTGTTCAAAATCAGGCTGAGGTACCACTTAAGCTTCAATTTGGGCTTTTTTCTGGTCCATCCTTGATACCTTCTCCAGTCCCAGCAATACAGATCGGTTCTATACAGATGCCTCTTCATCTGCATCCTCAAGTTGGCTCTTCTCTCAGTCATATGCATCCATCACAGCCTCCTCTCTTCCAGTTTGGGCAGTTGAGGTATTCATCTCCTATTTCTCAAGGGGTTTTGCCGTTGGCTGCTCACTCAATGTCTTTTGTTCAGCCGAATGTTCCATCTGGTTTCTCTTTCAATCAGACTCCAGGAGGTTCACTGCCTATTCAGTCTGGTCAAGACTCCTCTCAGAGCCTCACAAAAAATGATAGTTCATCCCTTCCAGCTGATAACCAATCTGGTATTAATTCAGGGCATATGGATGTTTCTCAAGGAAGTTTGAGAAAGGATGGTTTGGTACCTGCCAGGGAAGATGCTGAAATCTCTAGTATGGTGCAATGTGGCCGATCAGAGCTGTCTCACATTGGTGGTGAAGGGCACCAAAATTTGGTTGTGAAAAACTACAATGCTATGCCTTTTACCCAAGAATCAGAGGGGCAGCCTCAGACAATCTCAAAAGAAAAAGGTCCAAATGGGCCTAAGGTCCATGGCTTGGTATCCAGTCGCAGAGGGAAAAGATACATATTTGCGGTGAAAAATTCTGGCTCAAGATCATATCCTGCCCCCGAATCTACTCACTCTGGAGCTAGTGGATATCAGAGGAGGCCTCGTCATATTCAGCGAACTGAGTTTCGGATACGTGAAAAGTTTGATCAGAGACAACCTATAGGCTTTGTTTCATCTGATGATTTAGGGTCGGATGAGAAGTCAAATTCAATTGGAAGGGGTATAGTGCCTTCTGTTAGAACTGGACCAAAGAGGGTTATTTCCTCGCATGCATCAAAGCAAACATTAGAGTCGGATTCTTCCAGCTCTGTTCCACCTGGTACACAAGTAGATTCTGCTAGTCGAGCTGAAAGAGGATCtgggaaagaatcttcaatgaAAGGTCAGAACATTCCTCAGTCCGGAGAGGGTAAGCTGAAAAGGAATATATGCTCTGAAGAAGCCGTAGATGCTCCTCTGCAGAGTGGCATTGTGCGTGTTTTTGAGCAACCTGGTATCGAGGCCCCAAGTGATGAAGATGATTTTATTGAAGTAAGGTCTAAAAGACAAATGCTAAATGATCGACGTGAACAGAGAGAAAAGGAATTCAAGGCTAAGTCTAGGGTTGCTAAg GTGCCACGGAGATCTCGTCCTACTTCAAAGACTACATCAACACCAACAAACTCAAGTAAAGTTTCTGTATCATCTGGTAGAGAAGCACCAAACAACATTCGCCCTGATTTTGCTACTGAGGGACGTGAATTGGGAAACAGGGAATTATCATCTGGTTTTAACACCACCTTAGTGTCACAGCCATTGGCTCCTATTGGCACTCCTGCTTTGAAAAGTGATCCCCAGGCCATCAG GCCAGTACAGACAAGTTCCCAGGTATCTGGTGCAGTAAAAAATATTGGGTCAGGCATGCTATATGACACTAAAACAAAGGTTATGGATAGTGTTCAAACGTCATTGAACTCTTGGGGCAATTCACGAATTAATCAACAG GTTATGGCCCTGACGCAGACTCAACTTGATGAAGCTATGAAGCCTGGCCAATTTGATTCTCGTGCCTCTGTGGGAAATCAAACTAGCTCAGTTAGTGACTCCAGCATGGCTTCATCATCCATTTTGACAAAAGAGAAATTATTTTCTTCTGCTGCTAGTCCAGTAAATTCATTGCTTGCTGGGGAGAAGATTCAATTTG GTGCAGTCACATCTCCAACAATTCTTCATCATACCAGCCGTGCTGTTTCACATGGAATTGGGCCCCCAGGTCCATGCCGAACAGAAGTACAGCTTTCTCACGGTCTTGGCGGAGCTGAGAACTGTGATATTCTCTTTGAAAAAGATAAACACACTACGAAATCTTGTGTGCATCTTGAAGATTGTGAAGCTGAAGCTGAAGCAGCTGCTTCAGCCGTTGCTGTTGCAGCAATTACTAGTGATGAAATTGTTGGTAATGGGCGGGGAACTTGCTCTGTCTCAGTTTCTGATACAAAGAGTTTTGGAAGCACTGGAATTGATGGGATGACAACAG GTGGAGCTAGTGATTCACGATTTACTTGCCAATCAAGGGCGGAAGAGTCTCTTAGTGTATCTCTTCCAGCAGATCTATCAGTTGAGACTCCGCCAATTTCTTTGTGGCCTCCTTTACCAAGTCCTCAGAATTCTTCTAGCCAAATGCTTTCACATTTCCCTGGTGGTCCACCTTCCCATTTTCCCTTCTACGAGATGAATCCAATGTTAGGGGGACCTGTATTTGCTTATGGACCACATGATGAATCTGCATGTACCACCCAGTCACAGTCCCAGAAGAGCACCGCACCAACTTCAGCACCAGTAGGGACCTGGCAGCAATGTCATTCTGGTGTAGATTCATTCTATGGTACACCTGCTGGATTTACTGGTCCTTTCATTAGTCCATCTGGGGGCATCCCAGCGGTTCAAGGTCCACCACACATGTTTGTTTACAATCATTTTGCACCAGTTGGACAGTTTGGGCAAGTTGGTTTGAGTTTCATGGGTACTACCTATATACCATCTGGAAAGCAGCCCGACTGGAAGCATAGCCCTGCATCTTCTGCCATGGTGGTTGGTGAGGGAGAGATGAATAATTTGAATATGGTTTCTGGGCAGCGCAATCCTGCAAGCATGCCCACTCCCATTCAGCATTTGGCCCCGGGGTCACCACTCCTGCCCATGGCTTCACCGATGGCAATGTTTGACGTTTCTCCTTTCCAG TCCTCTGCTGACATGTCAGTTCAGGCACGCTGGCCTCATGTCCCTGCATCGTCTCTGCAGTCTGTTCCTTTATCGATGCCATTGCAGCAACAAACAGACACTGCACTTCCTTCTAAGCTTACCCATGCTTCTCCTGTAGACCAATCATTATCAGGCAACAGATTCCCTGAATCTCGAAATACTATGTCCTCTGACAAGAATCGAAACTGTCCCATGGCAACTGATGCTTCTGTGACTCGATTGCCGGATGAGCTTGGTTTGGTAGAcccttcaagtaccactggtaaAGTAGTTTCAGCACACAATGTAGCCAGTAAGGGCTCATCTGTAAGCATGAATTCAGATACTAGCAAGCCTGATGTATCTCAAAATGTTAGTAGCAGTGGTAGTGGCCAGAACACTACCTCCAATGTCAAGGCTCAACCTGCTCAGCATAAGAGCAATATCTCTGGCCAGCAGTACGGTCATTCCTCTGGCTATAATTATCATAGAGGAGGTGGAGTTTCTCAGAGAAATAGCTCCACCGGTGAGTGGACCCATCGAAGACAGGGTTTCCATGGAAGGAATCAATCCGTGGGTGGAGAGAAGAGTTTTCATTCTTCAAAAATGAAGCAAATTTATGTGGCAAAACAGACCTCAACCGGTTCTTCGACACAGTCGTGA